The Candidatus Polarisedimenticolia bacterium sequence AGATGGTGGCGCTCATCCGGACGCTGCGCGAGAAGGGCCACGCCTACGAGAGCAAGGGCTCGTACTACTTCAGGCTCGACACCTTCCCCGCGTACGGGCGCCTGGCCGGCCTCGACCGCGAGGGGATGATCGCCAACTTCCGCGTCGACTCCGACGAGTACGAGAAGGACGACGTGCGCGACTTCGTGCTCTGGAAAGCGCACAAGGAAGGAGAACCTTGCTGGGAAACGGAGCTGGGGACCGGCCGTCCGGGCTGGCACATCGAATGCTCGGCCATGAGCATGAAATACCTGGGAGAATCCTTCGACCTGCACACCGGCGGCTCCGACAATATCTTCCCGCATCATGAGAACGAGATTGCCCAGAGCGAGGCGGCCACCGGCCATCCGTTCGTTCGGGTCTGGATGCACTGCGCGCACCTCGTGGTGAACGGCGAGAAGATGTCGAAGTCGAAGGGGAACTTCTACACCCTTCGCGATCTGCTGGGACTGGGCTACGACGCGCGGGCGATTCGCTACCTCCTCGTGTCGCAGCACTACCGCAAGCCCATCAATTTCACGCTCGAGGGAATCTCCTGGGCGGGGACCAACCTCCACCGCCTGGGGGACTGCGTCCGCCGGCTCGGCACCGCGGCGGCTCCGGGCCGGAACGCCGCGCTGGCGGAGACCACCCGAACCCTGCGCGAGCACTTCCGCGAGTCGTTGGACGACGATCTGAACAGCGCCGCGGCGATGGGCTTCGTCTTCGAGCTGGTCCGGGAGATCAATGCGGCGGCGGACCGCGGCGAGCTGCCGGAGGAGAACGCGCGGGAGCTGCGGGACTTCTTCGGCGAAGTATCCGCCGTCTTCGGGCTGGAGCTGTTGCCGTCCGACCGGCTCGACGCCGAGGTGGAAGCGCTCGTGCAGCGCCGGGAAGGGCTGCGAAAGACGCGCCGGTTCGCGGAAGCCGACGCCATCCGGGACGAGCTCCTGGGGCGAGGGATCCTGCTCGAGGACACCCCTTCGGGGGTCCGCTGGAAAAAGAAGATGTGACGCTCGCCGAAAACGGCGAGACTGGAGGAAGCGCATGCCACCGACCCTGCCCAAGCTCATCACCTCTCTGCCGGGTCCCAAGGCCAAGGCCTGGATCCACCGGGACGCCAGCCGGGTGTCCCCCTCTTACACCCGCGCCTACCCGCTCGTGGTCGAGCGCGGCGAAGGTGCGGCCATCCTGGACGTGGATGGGAACTGGTTCCTCGACTTCACGGCCGGAATCGCGGTCACGGCGACCGGGCATTGCCATCCCGACGTGGTGCGAACCATCGCCGAGCAGGCGGCGCGTCTGATTCACATGTCGGGCACGGACTTCTACTACGAGCCCCAGATTCGGCTGGCGGAGGAAATGGCGGCACTCGCGCCGATCGAGGGACCGGTCAAGGTCTTCTTCGGAAACTCGGGTGCGGAAGCCAACGAGGCGGCCATCAAGCTGGCCCGCTACCACACCGGCCGTCCACGCATCCTGGCCTTCTTCGGCTCCTTCCACGGCCGCACGCTGGGAGCGCTGTCGCTGACTTCCAGCCGAGCCGTCCAGCGGCGCGGCTTCTTTCCGCTGGTTCCCGGGG is a genomic window containing:
- the cysS gene encoding cysteine--tRNA ligase — encoded protein: MIRFYNTLTRQKEEFTPLASGEVRMYTCGPTVYDFAHIGNFRAYVWEDLLRRYLKARGYRVTHVMNITDVDDKTIRGASAAGVSLDDFTQRYIDAFFEDLDALGVERAEIYPRATRHIQEMVALIRTLREKGHAYESKGSYYFRLDTFPAYGRLAGLDREGMIANFRVDSDEYEKDDVRDFVLWKAHKEGEPCWETELGTGRPGWHIECSAMSMKYLGESFDLHTGGSDNIFPHHENEIAQSEAATGHPFVRVWMHCAHLVVNGEKMSKSKGNFYTLRDLLGLGYDARAIRYLLVSQHYRKPINFTLEGISWAGTNLHRLGDCVRRLGTAAAPGRNAALAETTRTLREHFRESLDDDLNSAAAMGFVFELVREINAAADRGELPEENARELRDFFGEVSAVFGLELLPSDRLDAEVEALVQRREGLRKTRRFAEADAIRDELLGRGILLEDTPSGVRWKKKM